Proteins co-encoded in one Bacilli bacterium PM5-9 genomic window:
- a CDS encoding ribosomal protein S18 acetylase RimI-like enzyme (product_source=COG0456; cath_funfam=3.40.630.30; cog=COG0456; pfam=PF00583; superfamily=55729) yields MKLQKATENDINNILELHNNLFDYKYSYDNYHYELDLDISDFMVLKNDDEIIGFFIVHSIFEQLEIVMIAISNNYQYQGYGQFLMNYIEYLMIKNGCQEIILEVSCFNEKAINFYKKNRFELISQRNDYYSKNNHALIFRK; encoded by the coding sequence TTGAAACTACAGAAGGCTACTGAAAATGATATAAATAATATATTAGAATTACATAATAATTTATTTGATTATAAATATAGTTATGATAATTATCATTATGAATTAGATTTAGATATATCTGATTTTATGGTTTTAAAAAACGATGATGAAATAATTGGTTTTTTTATAGTTCATAGTATTTTTGAGCAACTAGAAATTGTAATGATTGCTATATCAAATAATTATCAGTATCAAGGATATGGCCAATTTTTAATGAATTATATTGAATATTTAATGATAAAAAATGGATGCCAAGAAATAATTTTAGAAGTTTCGTGTTTTAATGAAAAAGCAATTAATTTTTATAAAAAAAATAGGTTTGAATTAATTTCTCAAAGAAATGATTATTATTCTAAAAATAATCATGCATTAATTTTTAGAAAGTAG
- a CDS encoding N6-L-threonylcarbamoyladenine synthase (product_source=KO:K01409; cath_funfam=3.30.420.40; cog=COG0533; ko=KO:K01409; pfam=PF00814; superfamily=53067; tigrfam=TIGR03723), whose translation MKEVILAIETSCDETAISIIKDNEIVANVVSSQIKDHQFNGGVVPELASRLHLKNIDIVFCEALNKANLTIDDIDYISVVNGPGLIGALHVGVVFAKSLSFINNIPLLFVHHIAGHIYANNLIDELKFPLLALVVSGGHTELVLMKEHLSFEVLGQTLDDAIGECYDKVARILGLGYPGGPIIDKLAKEGKDIYDFPIPLDDKSYNFSYSGLKSAVINKVNQLKMKNENFNVEDIASSFQTSAIQPLLNKSLNAIKEYNVKHFVLAGGVAANSYLRDEVQDMVNTNKLDIKLTLPPLWCCTDNAAMIASLSSFYCSDDYKLEYNFGVEPNKKISK comes from the coding sequence ATGAAAGAAGTAATTTTAGCAATTGAAACATCTTGTGATGAAACAGCAATTTCAATAATTAAAGATAATGAAATAGTCGCAAATGTTGTATCATCACAAATAAAAGATCATCAATTTAATGGTGGCGTTGTACCAGAACTTGCATCACGCCTTCATTTGAAAAATATTGATATTGTTTTTTGTGAGGCATTAAATAAGGCAAATCTTACAATAGATGATATTGATTATATTTCGGTTGTTAATGGTCCTGGTTTAATTGGTGCTTTACATGTAGGAGTAGTGTTTGCTAAATCATTATCATTTATAAATAACATTCCACTTTTATTTGTTCATCATATTGCAGGACATATATATGCTAACAATCTAATTGATGAATTAAAGTTTCCATTACTTGCACTAGTTGTTTCTGGTGGTCATACAGAATTAGTTTTGATGAAAGAACACTTATCTTTTGAAGTGTTAGGACAAACTTTGGATGATGCAATAGGAGAGTGTTATGATAAAGTTGCAAGAATTCTTGGTCTAGGATATCCAGGTGGACCAATAATTGATAAACTTGCTAAAGAAGGAAAGGATATTTATGATTTCCCAATTCCTCTAGATGATAAAAGTTATAATTTTTCATACAGTGGTTTAAAATCGGCAGTAATTAACAAAGTTAATCAGTTAAAAATGAAAAATGAAAATTTCAATGTTGAAGATATTGCTTCTTCATTTCAAACAAGTGCAATACAACCTTTACTAAACAAATCATTAAATGCAATTAAAGAGTATAATGTAAAACACTTTGTTTTAGCTGGTGGGGTTGCTGCAAACTCATATTTAAGAGATGAAGTACAAGATATGGTAAATACGAATAAATTAGATATTAAGCTAACATTACCTCCATTATGGTGTTGTACTGATAATGCAGCGATGATTGCATCATTATCATCATTCTATTGTAGTGATGATTATAAATTAGAATATAATTTTGGTGTTGAACCAAACAAAAAAATTAGTAAGTAG